A region from the Treponema pallidum subsp. pallidum str. Nichols genome encodes:
- a CDS encoding rubredoxin: MGTYMCDLCGWGYNPEVGDADGGIPAGTAFENLPDHWECPLCGVDKTSFVKV; the protein is encoded by the coding sequence ATGGGAACGTACATGTGTGATTTGTGTGGCTGGGGATACAATCCAGAGGTAGGGGATGCAGACGGGGGCATTCCCGCGGGTACTGCGTTTGAGAACCTACCGGACCACTGGGAGTGTCCACTCTGTGGGGTGGACAAGACAAGTTTTGTGAAAGTGTAG
- a CDS encoding DMT family transporter yields the protein MAFTEKQKGTLCLMCSSFCFSVMSVFVRLAGDLPSIQKAFTRNLVSTLISGSMLFRARTRVHVQDLPMLSLRTVCGTLAIVANFYAVERLTLADASLLSKLSPFFTILFSCLFLGERIAPYQVVALCGAFAAGTLVVKPSHTLSHRVFPACIGAVGGMMTGAAHTCVRYLSTRGVEKFLVIFFFSFGSLLLLLPAFIWQYQPMSSPQVLTLWAAGVAVAGAQFFLTVAYRYAPKKSIPIDYTHILFSTGIGFLYFKEVPDHWTVAGIGIILAIALYVFARERERKEPTVPSHTR from the coding sequence ATGGCTTTTACTGAGAAGCAAAAGGGTACTTTGTGCCTAATGTGCTCGAGTTTTTGCTTTAGCGTGATGAGCGTCTTTGTGCGTCTTGCAGGGGATCTCCCCTCTATTCAGAAGGCATTTACGCGTAACCTGGTCTCAACGCTCATCTCGGGATCTATGCTCTTTCGTGCGCGTACCCGCGTCCACGTGCAGGATCTCCCCATGCTCTCCTTGCGTACCGTGTGCGGGACGCTAGCAATCGTCGCAAACTTCTACGCAGTAGAACGCTTAACATTGGCAGACGCGTCGTTGCTTTCGAAGCTCTCTCCGTTCTTTACCATACTGTTTTCTTGCCTTTTCTTGGGAGAACGCATTGCGCCGTATCAAGTCGTCGCCCTCTGTGGTGCCTTTGCTGCAGGCACGCTCGTGGTCAAGCCGAGTCACACCCTTTCTCACCGTGTATTTCCCGCGTGTATTGGCGCAGTAGGAGGCATGATGACGGGAGCTGCGCACACGTGCGTACGCTACCTCTCCACCCGTGGCGTAGAGAAGTTCTTGGTTATCTTTTTCTTTTCCTTCGGATCGCTGCTATTGCTGCTCCCTGCATTTATATGGCAGTACCAACCGATGAGCTCACCGCAAGTGCTTACGCTGTGGGCCGCAGGAGTGGCAGTAGCAGGTGCACAGTTTTTTCTCACTGTTGCGTATCGATACGCGCCAAAAAAGTCGATTCCAATTGACTATACCCACATCTTATTTTCGACGGGCATCGGTTTCTTGTACTTTAAAGAGGTGCCCGACCACTGGACCGTAGCGGGCATCGGTATCATTCTCGCCATTGCCCTGTACGTGTTTGCGCGCGAGCGTGAACGGAAAGAACCCACCGTGCCGTCGCACACACGCTAG
- a CDS encoding glycogen-binding domain-containing protein: MRGCALGVMLVLSGAVGLCAAGLDPTQRRALIESISRVEAPRIQGRCVVFTASGAARHVGIAFEHEGYRPIYSFVRLSQESAQNLTERSVLFHIAPIPEGCSRLSYRLVIDGLWTTDPENSFESYDHRDGMSISYLDVPSHESYQTQHTAAGTRFVYQGAAGQTIHLAGTFNNWDPFMYSLEEVRPGHYELELPLPPGRWLYAFVKDGTSSFDTQSNARAYLADGRVANVVVVP; this comes from the coding sequence ATGAGAGGATGTGCGCTTGGTGTCATGCTCGTTTTGTCTGGTGCTGTCGGACTCTGCGCGGCTGGACTTGATCCGACGCAGCGCCGCGCGCTTATCGAGTCTATTTCCCGCGTGGAAGCGCCTCGGATTCAGGGGCGCTGCGTCGTGTTTACTGCGTCAGGGGCAGCGCGCCACGTGGGTATCGCGTTTGAGCACGAAGGGTACCGCCCGATATACTCGTTCGTGCGCCTCAGTCAAGAGAGCGCCCAGAATCTCACTGAACGCTCCGTTCTTTTCCATATCGCGCCTATTCCTGAAGGGTGTTCGCGTTTAAGTTACCGGCTTGTGATTGATGGGTTGTGGACTACCGATCCTGAAAATAGCTTCGAAAGCTACGATCACCGCGATGGCATGTCCATTTCTTACCTCGATGTGCCGTCTCACGAATCGTATCAAACCCAGCATACGGCCGCGGGCACTCGGTTTGTGTACCAGGGTGCAGCGGGACAGACTATCCACCTTGCAGGTACGTTTAACAACTGGGATCCATTCATGTACTCTCTGGAAGAGGTGCGTCCCGGCCACTACGAGCTAGAGCTTCCCCTCCCGCCTGGAAGGTGGCTCTATGCCTTCGTCAAAGATGGCACTTCTTCCTTTGACACCCAGAGCAACGCCCGCGCATACCTGGCAGATGGCAGAGTCGCGAACGTTGTCGTCGTCCCCTAA
- the htpG gene encoding molecular chaperone HtpG, with translation MAQYEFQTEVSQLLTLIIHSLYSHKEIFLRELISNASDALDKLKYEALVDGTYKQLHCEARIDIAFEEDAQRLVVRDTGIGMNAEDLRANLGTIARSGTKAFLSTLTRDQKQDSNLIGQFGVGFYSAFMVASKVEVITKKAAENTVWKWTSEGQNAYTLDEVDAAAFPVLEGVAEGSAGTCVVLHLSQENSEFATRWRLEEVIKKYSDHIAFPIYLHYLQKEYDKDGAVTDTQKKVDQVNDAGALWKRPKSELKEEDYHRFYQTLTRDSTPPLLYVHTKAEGTQEYVTLFYVPAKAPFDLFHADYKPGVKLFVKRVFITDDEKELLPVYLRFVRGVIDSEDLPLNVSREILQQNRVLAAIKSASVKKLLGEFKRLAECDGKKYDEFITQYNRPLKEGLYSDYEHREQLLELVRFRTLSESVPEDGWTSFAEYVSRMKPDQKAIYYIAGNDDRVLRQSPHAESYRLQGFEVLVMSDDIDGIVMPSVSKYKEWELRAINRLGSEEELRPNEETDAAAQREQGFKPLLERLTHILSDSVKEVRLSKRLSDSVSCIVIDENDPTVQMERLMRATGQTHKSKIKPILEINASHTLVQKLKESTDEAFVEDLAFVLLDQALLIEGMDVGSSVDFVKRVNRLLARG, from the coding sequence ATGGCTCAGTACGAGTTTCAAACTGAAGTGAGTCAGCTGCTAACGTTGATTATCCATTCTCTCTATTCCCATAAAGAGATTTTTCTCCGGGAACTTATCTCTAATGCGTCGGATGCGTTAGATAAGTTGAAGTATGAGGCACTTGTTGATGGTACGTACAAGCAGTTGCATTGCGAAGCGCGTATAGACATCGCGTTTGAAGAAGATGCTCAACGGCTTGTTGTGCGTGATACGGGTATTGGCATGAACGCAGAAGATCTGAGGGCCAATCTAGGTACCATTGCGCGATCCGGTACAAAGGCGTTTCTCAGTACGCTGACGCGTGATCAAAAACAGGATTCCAATCTGATAGGCCAGTTTGGCGTAGGGTTTTACTCTGCCTTCATGGTCGCTTCCAAAGTAGAAGTAATCACCAAGAAAGCTGCAGAGAACACCGTGTGGAAGTGGACGTCTGAAGGGCAAAATGCCTATACCTTGGATGAGGTTGATGCGGCTGCCTTCCCAGTACTTGAAGGGGTTGCTGAGGGTAGTGCCGGTACCTGCGTTGTGTTGCACCTGAGCCAGGAAAATTCCGAGTTTGCAACGCGCTGGCGTCTTGAAGAGGTAATTAAGAAGTATTCTGATCATATCGCGTTTCCCATCTATCTGCATTACCTGCAGAAGGAGTACGACAAGGATGGAGCGGTAACGGATACTCAGAAGAAAGTAGATCAAGTCAATGACGCGGGTGCGTTGTGGAAAAGGCCGAAGTCAGAATTGAAGGAGGAGGATTATCATCGTTTCTATCAAACGCTGACTCGCGACAGTACTCCGCCTCTCTTGTACGTACACACGAAGGCAGAGGGTACACAGGAGTACGTCACGCTCTTTTATGTGCCGGCAAAAGCGCCCTTTGACCTTTTTCACGCAGATTATAAGCCGGGGGTAAAGCTCTTCGTTAAGCGCGTTTTCATCACTGATGACGAGAAGGAACTGTTGCCAGTGTATCTGCGTTTTGTCCGCGGTGTAATAGACAGCGAAGATCTGCCCCTGAATGTAAGCCGTGAGATTCTGCAACAAAATAGAGTCCTTGCAGCAATCAAGTCGGCTTCGGTGAAAAAGTTGCTCGGGGAATTTAAGAGACTCGCGGAGTGTGACGGGAAAAAGTACGATGAGTTTATCACGCAGTATAATCGTCCCTTGAAGGAGGGTTTATACAGCGACTACGAGCACCGTGAGCAGCTGCTGGAACTTGTTCGTTTCAGGACTCTAAGTGAGTCTGTTCCAGAAGACGGATGGACGAGCTTCGCCGAATACGTTTCTCGCATGAAACCGGATCAAAAGGCGATATACTACATTGCGGGAAACGACGATCGTGTGCTGCGTCAGTCTCCCCATGCAGAGTCTTATCGTTTGCAGGGTTTTGAAGTGCTCGTTATGTCAGACGACATAGATGGTATCGTGATGCCCTCTGTTTCGAAATACAAGGAGTGGGAGTTAAGGGCAATTAATCGTTTAGGTTCAGAGGAGGAGTTGCGTCCCAACGAAGAAACAGACGCCGCCGCGCAGAGGGAACAGGGTTTTAAGCCGCTACTAGAAAGGTTGACGCACATACTGTCTGATTCGGTGAAGGAAGTTCGTCTTTCAAAACGGCTTTCTGACTCGGTGTCTTGCATTGTTATCGATGAGAATGATCCCACGGTGCAGATGGAGCGCTTGATGCGCGCCACGGGACAAACGCATAAATCAAAGATAAAGCCAATTTTAGAAATTAACGCAAGTCATACGCTGGTACAAAAACTAAAAGAAAGTACGGATGAGGCGTTTGTGGAAGATCTTGCGTTTGTTCTTCTGGATCAAGCCTTGCTCATTGAAGGCATGGACGTAGGTTCGTCGGTTGATTTTGTGAAGCGGGTGAACCGTCTGCTCGCACGCGGGTAG
- a CDS encoding MarC family protein has product MSTWTHIWSTAFTLLFIIDPIGNIPVVLSVLRTVPAERHTRIIFRELLLGLVLMLSFLFCGKVFLSLFQLETGVMKMAGSVILFLVGIKMVFPDQHALPSTTEEEPFIVPIATPMIAGPSAFTTLVIMGETKGTSRLATCAALLVAWTLACLIMISAPCLYRLLKEKGITALERITGILLLILSIQMCVEGARGIIATS; this is encoded by the coding sequence ATGAGTACTTGGACACACATCTGGTCTACTGCGTTTACCTTGCTGTTTATTATCGATCCGATTGGGAACATACCGGTGGTACTGTCTGTGCTGCGCACCGTGCCAGCTGAGCGTCATACCCGGATCATTTTTAGAGAACTGCTTCTAGGACTGGTGCTCATGCTCTCCTTCCTTTTTTGCGGAAAAGTTTTCCTATCTTTGTTCCAGCTAGAAACGGGAGTAATGAAAATGGCCGGAAGCGTCATTCTCTTTCTCGTTGGCATCAAGATGGTATTTCCTGATCAACACGCGCTCCCCTCCACCACAGAAGAGGAACCGTTTATTGTTCCCATCGCCACTCCCATGATCGCAGGTCCTTCGGCGTTCACCACGCTGGTAATTATGGGAGAGACGAAGGGGACATCCCGTCTCGCCACCTGTGCTGCGCTGCTTGTTGCGTGGACGCTCGCGTGTCTTATTATGATAAGCGCACCGTGTCTATACCGTCTTCTTAAAGAAAAGGGAATTACCGCGCTTGAGCGAATCACAGGTATCTTGCTGCTCATTCTTTCCATCCAGATGTGTGTTGAGGGAGCCCGGGGCATTATTGCCACTTCCTAG
- the flcA gene encoding periplasmic flagellar collar protein FlcA: MPSAQHLSEFARELKTLGNEPDTLKSWGTLYDDLPPPESTPDGAQPAPTPERQSAPASASASGPVSAHGQRPFEPDTEASSVASGEEVVQEDAHAPQTRMHDSAQEPAAEISLFSEERTPETMPTAAWSAPPDPLFETEHAVPPLPLDPEETPVPGEKGLQESAVQEEDAGFNQMPATGGQTSENQQHFDALLASLDLDSANGERVVPENADEFAAQVPESLLEGLHPEDQETKRSQEEPVSYDFPAFDLDQVAPPTPDAPDSSNSALTEIEITPALSEHPTQTQETGTTSPQSQTVHADASALGPSASDPNFSPGSADNLVAQFPIEESVQIPPFPADGFELPGKFQEFARESESPYFSPDTTADADQAQTISETEYQRFLQRLDALPLPVRIAVQEYLSSEETSDKEGYALISSIANNASPKAVATQLEHILKKPLHIPRKFERKSAAAHEREKSSLPYIAKHTVLPLTASSAAILIFILSLAVLSWHFLYKPLHAHLSYRAGYHALELDRYEDAHTNFEHAKQYWKIKHWYFRYARALRDKKQYTRAEQIYTELLFDFRHPKQGSIEYAHMLCNELRKYEQAETTLRRQGLDHHPNDPDILSALGDVYLEWAEEDPAQYEQARKTYQSLIASHGTRDAYLARMMRYFIRTDQLAQVLPLKAHFTNTRARIAPEDLTELSGYLLEKRYESQPSDSLTLQSKIEDLRALLERAFKADPMSADAAYYLGKFFVYNHRKDSARELLQQAVNRYPHMPHSTVRRTLREIDAMRLLGTLLLEEKGHAAAREIFTQALTRYRSYIVMRDLPPHRTIGKLYRDYADMDYFIYKNYDSALEHYQHARAQLLDTPEVQYKIGYIQHKKNNYPEAIRAMNAAYEHNPQDKHLLYGFGTLLCKRGDYFASQGYYEQLLELLDAQRTRRGVMLPHIEKADAAFVDLYMRTCNNLGVVLHRLATTHGDSRKNARALTLFAESSRAWDALTRHPETRVRSQATGLSYLNVHHMTRPYTEFQPELYDDIPLLLEHEEPPIQKEQEN, translated from the coding sequence ATGCCGAGTGCACAACACCTGTCAGAGTTTGCTCGCGAGCTCAAGACTCTTGGGAATGAGCCAGACACCCTCAAATCTTGGGGTACTCTGTACGATGACCTACCACCTCCTGAATCTACCCCCGACGGGGCACAGCCTGCGCCCACGCCTGAGCGGCAGTCCGCGCCTGCATCCGCGTCAGCTTCTGGCCCTGTGTCCGCACATGGGCAGCGCCCCTTTGAGCCTGACACAGAAGCATCGAGCGTTGCCTCGGGAGAGGAGGTCGTGCAGGAAGATGCGCACGCACCACAGACTCGAATGCATGACTCCGCACAGGAGCCAGCGGCGGAGATTTCTCTCTTTTCTGAAGAGCGGACACCGGAAACTATGCCGACTGCTGCCTGGAGTGCACCACCGGATCCTCTTTTTGAAACCGAGCATGCTGTCCCCCCCCTACCTCTTGACCCGGAAGAAACACCAGTGCCCGGAGAAAAAGGTCTCCAGGAGTCCGCCGTGCAGGAGGAAGACGCCGGATTTAACCAGATGCCTGCGACAGGAGGGCAAACCAGCGAGAATCAACAACACTTTGACGCATTGCTCGCCTCTCTTGATCTTGATTCGGCAAATGGCGAACGCGTGGTCCCCGAGAATGCAGATGAGTTCGCCGCTCAGGTACCTGAATCCCTTCTAGAAGGGTTGCATCCAGAAGACCAAGAGACGAAACGCTCGCAAGAGGAACCTGTATCCTATGACTTCCCTGCGTTTGATCTGGACCAGGTAGCGCCTCCTACACCAGACGCCCCTGATTCTTCTAACTCTGCTCTCACTGAGATTGAAATCACCCCAGCGCTCTCTGAGCACCCCACGCAGACGCAGGAAACGGGTACCACCTCGCCACAATCGCAGACTGTGCACGCTGATGCGTCTGCCCTAGGGCCTAGTGCCTCTGATCCTAATTTTTCCCCTGGGTCTGCGGATAACTTGGTCGCCCAATTCCCCATTGAAGAAAGCGTGCAGATACCTCCTTTCCCCGCTGATGGCTTTGAACTTCCCGGTAAATTCCAAGAATTTGCGAGAGAATCTGAGAGCCCCTATTTCAGTCCTGATACAACCGCCGACGCAGACCAAGCACAGACCATAAGCGAAACGGAATATCAACGCTTTCTCCAGCGGCTCGACGCCCTCCCCCTTCCTGTACGTATTGCGGTTCAAGAATACCTGTCCTCAGAGGAGACCTCGGACAAAGAGGGTTATGCGCTCATTAGCAGCATTGCAAACAACGCCTCGCCAAAAGCGGTTGCTACTCAACTCGAGCACATTCTAAAAAAGCCGCTGCATATTCCCAGAAAGTTTGAACGCAAGTCAGCTGCCGCACACGAACGCGAGAAGTCTTCCCTTCCCTACATCGCGAAACACACGGTGCTTCCCCTGACGGCCAGCTCAGCGGCCATACTCATTTTCATCCTTTCGCTTGCAGTCCTCTCCTGGCACTTTCTGTACAAACCCCTTCATGCGCACCTGAGCTACCGCGCAGGGTACCATGCATTAGAACTGGACCGCTACGAAGATGCACACACTAACTTTGAACACGCCAAACAGTACTGGAAGATAAAACACTGGTACTTTCGTTATGCGCGTGCCTTACGTGACAAAAAACAATATACACGTGCTGAACAAATTTACACCGAGTTACTCTTTGATTTCCGGCATCCCAAACAGGGGAGCATTGAATATGCGCACATGCTCTGCAATGAGCTGCGCAAATACGAACAGGCAGAAACGACACTGCGTCGGCAGGGACTCGACCATCATCCAAATGATCCTGATATCCTCAGCGCACTCGGAGACGTATATCTAGAGTGGGCAGAAGAGGACCCTGCTCAATACGAGCAGGCTCGAAAAACATACCAATCACTCATCGCTTCCCACGGCACGCGCGATGCGTATCTTGCACGCATGATGCGCTATTTTATCAGAACAGATCAGCTCGCGCAGGTACTTCCTCTTAAGGCACACTTTACCAATACGCGCGCTAGGATCGCTCCTGAAGATTTGACAGAACTCAGTGGATACCTTTTAGAGAAACGCTATGAATCTCAACCCAGTGACTCCCTTACATTGCAGTCAAAGATTGAGGATCTGCGCGCATTACTTGAGCGGGCCTTTAAGGCGGATCCTATGTCTGCGGATGCGGCTTATTACCTTGGAAAATTCTTTGTCTACAATCACCGCAAGGACAGCGCGCGGGAACTCCTTCAGCAAGCTGTCAACCGTTACCCGCACATGCCACATTCCACAGTCAGGCGTACACTGCGTGAAATTGACGCGATGCGCCTGCTCGGTACGTTACTCCTGGAGGAAAAGGGACACGCTGCTGCCCGCGAAATATTCACCCAGGCACTTACGCGCTATCGCAGCTATATCGTAATGCGTGACCTACCGCCGCATCGGACTATTGGAAAACTGTACCGTGACTATGCAGATATGGACTACTTTATCTACAAAAACTATGACTCTGCGTTGGAGCACTACCAGCATGCGCGGGCGCAGTTACTTGATACTCCTGAGGTTCAATACAAAATAGGGTATATTCAGCACAAAAAAAACAACTACCCCGAAGCGATTCGGGCAATGAATGCAGCGTACGAGCACAATCCTCAGGATAAGCACCTTTTATATGGATTCGGCACCCTGTTGTGTAAACGTGGTGACTACTTTGCTTCCCAGGGGTACTACGAGCAGTTACTTGAACTGTTAGATGCGCAGCGTACAAGACGCGGTGTCATGCTCCCCCACATAGAAAAGGCGGACGCCGCGTTTGTTGATTTGTACATGCGCACGTGTAATAACCTGGGCGTAGTATTGCACCGTTTGGCAACGACTCATGGAGATTCGCGGAAAAATGCACGGGCGTTAACTCTGTTTGCAGAATCCTCTCGTGCATGGGACGCACTCACCCGTCACCCTGAAACCAGGGTGCGCTCACAAGCTACCGGTCTTTCATACCTAAACGTCCATCACATGACACGCCCCTACACAGAGTTTCAGCCAGAACTGTACGACGACATTCCTCTCCTACTTGAGCACGAAGAACCGCCCATCCAAAAGGAACAAGAGAACTAG
- the aspS gene encoding aspartate--tRNA ligase: MYSAHTPWYDGQVMDYPRRTIACGELRRCHVGTVVVLNGWVHRKRSHGTVSFFNMRDRSGIVQVIVSQEENASLWSTVNRIRLECCLAVEGVVRERPPSMINRALHTGEVEVHARTLYVLSENAVLPFRVDDVVHAHEDIRLKYRYLDLRSQRMQERIALRSRVALAIRQFLSMKGFIEIETPTFICSTPEGARDFVVPSRVCPGRFYALPQSPQLYKQLLMVAGFDRYFQLARCYRDEDARGDRQPEFTQIDLEMSFVSRDDVMRVNEDMLRYVFRTSIGVELPTFFPRLTYAQALDQYGTDKPDMRFKPVLQNADFMGMLGTFTPFEEVVAQGGSIRALVLPGKARCYSRRQIEALESIARAHEAHHLFWLKATGGGLEGGIARFFAGVESEVRRRLSAQDEDLLLFVADCRHRVCCVALGAVRSALIRDESFPEKELFSFVWIVDFPLFEWNPAENKWDPAHHMFSAPQEQYLETLEQDPGSVKGDLYDLVLNGYELASGSIRIHDTQLQKRIFKIVGLDPEEAGEKFGFLTEAFKYGAPPHGGIAHGLDRLVMLMTGSESIRDVIAFPKNTLAASPLDNCPSVLDKRQLDELHLTVHV; the protein is encoded by the coding sequence TTGTATAGCGCTCACACCCCATGGTATGATGGGCAGGTCATGGATTATCCGAGAAGGACTATAGCTTGTGGCGAGCTGCGCAGGTGCCACGTCGGAACGGTAGTTGTGCTCAATGGATGGGTCCACCGAAAGCGGTCGCACGGAACCGTTAGTTTCTTTAACATGCGCGATAGGTCCGGAATAGTGCAGGTTATAGTGAGCCAGGAGGAAAACGCTAGCCTGTGGTCCACGGTAAACCGCATACGGTTGGAATGCTGTCTTGCAGTCGAAGGCGTGGTGCGAGAGCGACCTCCTTCAATGATAAATCGCGCCCTGCATACCGGGGAGGTGGAGGTGCACGCTCGCACGCTGTACGTTCTCTCGGAGAATGCTGTGCTTCCGTTCCGCGTTGATGATGTTGTGCATGCGCACGAAGATATACGCTTAAAATATCGCTACCTCGACCTGCGCTCTCAGCGCATGCAGGAGCGCATTGCACTGCGCTCACGCGTTGCCCTGGCCATACGGCAGTTTTTAAGTATGAAAGGTTTCATCGAGATCGAAACTCCCACCTTCATCTGCTCTACCCCCGAGGGGGCACGTGACTTTGTTGTCCCTTCCCGAGTGTGCCCCGGGCGTTTCTATGCCCTGCCACAGTCCCCCCAGCTGTACAAGCAGCTTCTGATGGTGGCAGGGTTTGACCGCTATTTCCAACTTGCCCGTTGCTACCGAGACGAGGATGCACGAGGCGATCGTCAGCCAGAATTTACCCAGATAGACCTTGAGATGAGCTTCGTTTCTCGAGACGATGTTATGCGGGTGAACGAGGATATGCTTCGGTACGTGTTTAGAACCAGCATCGGTGTCGAACTGCCTACCTTTTTTCCTCGGCTTACCTACGCGCAGGCGCTAGACCAATATGGAACAGATAAGCCAGACATGCGCTTCAAACCGGTCCTGCAGAATGCAGACTTTATGGGAATGCTTGGCACGTTCACCCCGTTTGAAGAAGTCGTCGCACAGGGTGGCAGCATCAGAGCACTCGTTCTTCCGGGCAAGGCACGTTGCTACAGCCGTAGGCAAATCGAAGCGTTGGAGTCTATCGCTCGAGCACATGAGGCGCACCACCTTTTTTGGCTTAAGGCAACCGGTGGAGGCCTCGAGGGGGGTATCGCAAGGTTTTTTGCAGGGGTAGAGTCCGAAGTACGCCGGCGACTTTCTGCTCAGGATGAAGACTTGTTGCTCTTTGTCGCCGATTGCCGGCACCGCGTGTGCTGCGTCGCACTCGGCGCAGTGCGCAGCGCTCTTATCAGGGACGAGTCGTTCCCAGAGAAGGAGTTGTTTTCTTTCGTGTGGATCGTTGATTTTCCCCTCTTTGAATGGAACCCAGCGGAAAACAAGTGGGACCCTGCTCATCACATGTTCTCTGCTCCTCAGGAACAGTATCTTGAGACGCTCGAGCAAGATCCCGGTTCGGTAAAAGGTGACCTCTATGATTTGGTGCTCAACGGGTATGAGCTGGCTTCAGGCTCAATTCGTATCCACGACACACAGCTGCAAAAACGCATCTTTAAGATAGTGGGATTAGATCCTGAAGAAGCGGGGGAAAAGTTCGGGTTTCTCACAGAAGCGTTTAAATACGGCGCGCCGCCGCACGGCGGCATCGCACACGGGTTGGACCGCCTCGTGATGCTCATGACAGGAAGCGAGTCAATTAGAGACGTCATTGCTTTTCCTAAAAATACACTCGCCGCCAGCCCCCTGGACAATTGTCCTAGCGTGCTCGATAAGCGTCAGCTTGACGAGTTACACCTCACTGTACACGTCTAG
- a CDS encoding septal ring lytic transglycosylase RlpA family protein, with the protein MMDKRVVAVAAVLWNVQMLFAAGEVIVPEGYASYYAESFNGRPTASGEIFDMNAYTAAHRTLPFGTVVELTNLDNGKKVIVRINDRGPYAANREIDVSKAAAVALDMLNAGVARVSIHKADPNAHASQQRNDRQTSPGVLPQDSFGVPPTAPTSSAPVMYADPHNPPPAPVGRRAGTPGVPGVANTTDVPASEYGAPPVAYAAPGSTPSRVPYGTAVPGSAAPNSHAQPVPSSSSYAAAAPLPYAAGGGKVSGMKSVYTPTHSGETRGVLWRIQLGAFVREENALRLVVKLREAGFDPSYERTEHAVRVVLPGIRPADLERVKHALKRGRFHDYVIRQESW; encoded by the coding sequence ATGATGGACAAGCGTGTCGTTGCAGTGGCTGCAGTATTGTGGAACGTGCAGATGCTTTTTGCAGCCGGCGAGGTAATCGTTCCGGAAGGGTATGCTTCCTACTATGCGGAGTCTTTTAACGGAAGACCTACCGCAAGTGGGGAGATTTTTGACATGAACGCGTATACTGCCGCGCACCGCACGCTTCCCTTTGGTACGGTTGTGGAGTTGACGAACTTGGACAACGGCAAAAAGGTAATCGTGCGCATCAATGATCGGGGACCTTACGCTGCAAATAGAGAGATTGACGTGTCAAAGGCTGCAGCTGTTGCGTTAGACATGCTGAACGCGGGGGTGGCGCGCGTCTCCATACACAAGGCAGATCCGAATGCGCACGCTTCACAGCAACGCAACGATAGGCAGACTTCTCCTGGTGTCTTACCTCAAGATTCCTTTGGTGTTCCGCCTACTGCTCCCACGTCCAGTGCGCCTGTCATGTATGCGGATCCTCATAATCCACCGCCAGCTCCTGTCGGAAGGAGGGCTGGAACTCCGGGTGTGCCGGGAGTGGCGAATACAACGGATGTCCCCGCTTCGGAGTATGGTGCGCCGCCTGTCGCGTACGCAGCACCGGGTTCGACTCCCAGTCGGGTTCCCTATGGGACGGCCGTGCCTGGCTCCGCTGCACCTAACTCGCACGCGCAGCCTGTTCCTTCGTCTTCTTCCTATGCGGCTGCTGCGCCTCTTCCCTACGCAGCTGGTGGCGGGAAGGTGTCAGGGATGAAGTCGGTGTATACGCCAACCCATTCGGGGGAAACGCGGGGGGTGCTTTGGCGTATACAGTTGGGAGCCTTTGTTCGTGAGGAGAATGCGCTCCGCTTGGTAGTTAAGCTGCGCGAGGCGGGCTTTGATCCTTCATATGAGCGAACAGAGCACGCGGTGCGCGTGGTGCTGCCGGGGATACGCCCCGCGGACCTAGAGAGGGTAAAGCACGCGCTGAAAAGGGGAAGGTTTCACGATTACGTTATCCGCCAGGAAAGTTGGTAG